One genomic window of Cannabis sativa cultivar Pink pepper isolate KNU-18-1 chromosome 2, ASM2916894v1, whole genome shotgun sequence includes the following:
- the LOC115718600 gene encoding dnaJ protein homolog 1, which produces MFRNASKKSNHNNTRLYDVLGVSNNASPDDLKKAYKKAAMKNHPDKGGDPEKFKEVGQAYEVLSNPEKRALYDEYGEDGLKNGMGYDDDFMNDADPFDLFNSFFNGNGFNKRSGKKRSGDIVKPLRVSLENLYLGTSKKISISRNVICSNCNGKGSKSGNSIICSGCQGRGMKVMTKLLGPNVVQQSQSVCKDCKGNGEIISEDDRCSTCKGEKVVQEKKIKEVIVDIGMQNGQKITFSGESDEAPDTEPGDVVFVIEQKEHPKFKRNGVDLFYDHTLILAEALCGFQFVLTHLDGRRLLIKSNPGEVVKHDSYKVISEEGMPMYGKPFMKGNLYIHFNVEFPNSMSPEQVKALETILPPKPLLSQQVSDMTIEECEETTLHDVNIEEEMRQKQNFQSEAYEEDNGRFGGQGVQCAQQ; this is translated from the exons ATGTTCAGAAATGCTTCAAAGAAGAGTAACCACAACAACACTCGTCTCTATGACGTTCTTGGAGTTTCAAACAACGCTTCCCCTGATGATTTGAAGAAGGCATACAAAAAAGCTGCCATGAAAAACCACCCCGACAAGGGTGGTGATCCTGAAAAG TTTAAGGAGGTGGGTCAGGCATATGAGGTTTTGAGTAACCCTGAGAAGCGTGCATTGTATGACGAGTATGGTGAGGATGGGCTCAAGAACGGAATGGGTTATGATGATGACTTCATGAACGATGCTGACCCTTTTGATCTCTTCAACAGTTTCTTTAATGGTAATGGATTCAACAAAAGAAGTGGAAAGAAACGAAGTGGAGATATTGTTAAGCCTCTGAGAGTTTCTTTGGAGAATCTTTACTTGGGTACTTCCAAGAAAATCTCCATTTCAAGAAATGTAATATGCTCCAACTGTAATGG GAAGGGTTCCAAATCGGGAAATTCAATCATCTGTAGTGGGTGCCAAGGGAGAGGAATGAAGGTGATGACAAAGCTGTTGGGGCCCAACGTGGTACAACAGTCTCAGAGTGTATGTAAAGATTGTAAAGGGAATGGTGAAATAATTTCTGAGGATGACCGTTGTTCCACTTGCAAAGGGGAAAAAGTTGTTCAAGAAAAGAAGATTAAAGAAGTCATTGTTGATATAGGCATGCAGAATGGACAGAAGATTACATTCTCTGGTGAATCTGATGAAGCT CCTGACACTGAACCAGGAGATGTCGTTTTTGTCATAGAACAAAAGGAACACCCTAAGTTTAAGAGGAATGGGGTTGACCTTTTCTATGATCATACTTTGATTCTTGCTGAAGCATTGTGTGGCTTTCAGTTTGTATTGACTCATTTGGATGGTCGTCGTTTGCTCATCAAATCCAACCCCGGTGAAGTTGTCAAGCATG ATTCGTACAAGGTAATCAGTGAGGAGGGAATGCCAATGTATGGGAAGCCATTCATGAAGGGAAATCTGTACATTCATTTTAATGTGGAGTTTCCAAATTCCATGAGCCCTGAACAGGTTAAGGCATTGGAAACTATTCTGCCTCCAAAGCCATTGTTGTCTCAACAAGTTTCGGATATGACGATAGAGGAGTGTGAGGAGACAACACTGCATGATGTCAACATTGAGGAGGAGATGCGGCAAAAGCAGAATTTTCAGAGTGAAGCATACGAAGAAGATAATGGCCGATTTGGCGGCCAGGGAGTGCAGTGTGCCCAACAATGa